The following nucleotide sequence is from Peribacillus sp. ACCC06369.
CCTCGCGCTTCGTTCCTTTCGAACAATTATGCTTAAGCCCGCAATGCGGCTTTGCTTCCACCCATCACGGCAACAAGGTAACGGAAGAACAGCAGTGGGAAAAGTTGAAGTTCGTCGTTGATGTAGCAAAAGAAGTATGGGAATGATTTTTTTATTAATCATTTGACATATCGATAATTCTCGATATAATGAAATGTATGAAAACAATCGAGATATTTAAAGCATTATCCAATGAATCCAGGTTGCAAATCTTACAATGGCTCAAGGCGCCTGAACTCCACTTCACCCCTCATGAGGGAATAGATATGAAGGAAACCGGCGTTTGTGTAAGTCAGATTACAGAAAAATTAAACATGACCCAATCCACGGCCTCTCAATACCTCTCGATGCTTCTTAGAGCAGGATTGATCAAGACGGAGCGGATAGGAAAGTTTACGTATTACAAACGAGATGAAGATGCAATCTCAAAAATTACTGATTTCTTGAAAGAAGAAGTATGAAAATGAACCTGATCCCTGCCTTAGTGGGTTAGGTTTTATTTTCCTTTTAACAATTCGACATTTCACGATATGTTTATTTTTTTATTCATACATATTAACATATTCCGATATGTCTTTGCATATAACCATAAATCATTAATGAGGAGTGAATCTATTTGCTTAATACATGGAAAATTTACATGTTGGCGATTATCAGTTTTTTAGTTGGAACATCCGAATTCATCATATCCGGGATTTTAGATAAGATTGCGGATTCTCTTGGAGTGACCCTTGCAGCCGCAGGACAGCTCATTACAATTTTCTCCCTTGTCTACGCAATCGGTACCCCCATTCTTATGGCTTTGACAGCAAGTTTAGATAGACGAAAATTAATGTTGTACTCACTTGGACTATTCGTAGTCGCCAATCTCCTTGCCTTCCTATTACCAGGCTTTGGACCGTTTCTATTTGCACGCATAATCATGGCTCTAGGTGCAGGATTGGTTGTTGTCACCGCTTTGAATATTGCTGCTAAGCTTGCTCCGCCAGACAAACAAGCTAGTTCTATCGCGACAGTGGTCATGGGGTTTACAGCTTCCCTTATCATTGGGGTACCTCTTGGAAGAATCATGACGGATGCATTCGGATGGAAATCTGTCTTTGGCGGAATCGCCCTATTCGGCCTGATTGCCATGATCGTTTTATTCTTTACCATTCCGCCTACCAAAGGGGATAAACCGGTACCTCTTCTCCAACAGCTGGCGCTTCTAAAAAAAAGGAAAGTTGCCCTTGGATTATCGATAACCTTCTTCTGGCTAGGCGGATACTCGATTGCTTATACCTACCTATCTCCCTACCTGCTAACTGTATCAGGGGTAAGTGACGCACTACTTAGCACAGCTTTGCTTATATTCGGAATCGCCAGCCTGATTGGATCAAAGTTTGGCGGATATAGTACGGATCGA
It contains:
- a CDS encoding metalloregulator ArsR/SmtB family transcription factor, which translates into the protein MKTIEIFKALSNESRLQILQWLKAPELHFTPHEGIDMKETGVCVSQITEKLNMTQSTASQYLSMLLRAGLIKTERIGKFTYYKRDEDAISKITDFLKEEV
- a CDS encoding MFS transporter, which gives rise to MLNTWKIYMLAIISFLVGTSEFIISGILDKIADSLGVTLAAAGQLITIFSLVYAIGTPILMALTASLDRRKLMLYSLGLFVVANLLAFLLPGFGPFLFARIIMALGAGLVVVTALNIAAKLAPPDKQASSIATVVMGFTASLIIGVPLGRIMTDAFGWKSVFGGIALFGLIAMIVLFFTIPPTKGDKPVPLLQQLALLKKRKVALGLSITFFWLGGYSIAYTYLSPYLLTVSGVSDALLSTALLIFGIASLIGSKFGGYSTDRWGVSFTLIGGMALHIVMIIMLSIVTNSLIGVLTILTLWSFAAWSSGPTQQYHLATLEPESSGVMLGLNQSMMQLAMAAGAGIGGVAVEHVSLASITWIGATGVAIAMVIVLVLSSSSSSSKIAQSIKS